AACAAGAATACGCTTTTCCCTTTACATACATtgtttcattgcatttttttaaataaatcaaccATCCTAATTAACTTATTAGCTGCAAAACAAAAACTTGCAGATGAGATAATTAAGTGAAAATTATGGTATACAGAGACGCAGCTTTCCAATCCATTTTAAATGGACAGAGATTGAAAACCAACTACTTAAACAGATTTTGTTGTTCAAATTATAATTGGAACTAAGCAATTTAGTAAAAATATGGACTTGAAAAcacaaatgttatatatattacatttagcaaaatAGAATGAGGCCATTATGTGAGTTATATCTGGTTTAAAGctgataatgatttttttttaagagaagttTAAATTGCAATTTCAGGCAAAGCACTTAATGCAAGGCTGAAATTTTAGAATGTATGTATTTGAAAGGATCTGCAATTGTGTTCATCCAGCCTTATGATTCAAACAGCACTGCCAATCACTATTCAACGAGCAGGTTTGAAGTTCAAAGGTGACACAAGAGAGTATAAAGCTGGACAAAGAAACGTCATCTTGTTGACAGGCATGACTAAGTCACAATAACTAGACTCGACTACAAATCATGTGACAGGTAAAATGGCTCACAAGTATTTATCTTACAGTGTTCTTATTAAAGGGCATGGGTGACCTTACGCATGAGGAAAGATTAAcagaaattgtatttattaatatattttatccTTGATAAGAAATTATTAGGGAACATATAATGTGTTTAATGGTCTATATAATAAACTCAGTGGCAAGCtgtcactgcaaaaaaaaaaaaaaaaaaaacatgcagtactTTGCAACTGgaggaaaagaggtttaactTTCATGCATGGACGGGGTTCTTTGCAGTAAAAGTTTTGATGTATGGAATAGTTTTCCATAGTAAAATGGTTCTATCCAACTTGGCAAATTACTTCACTAATGGTCTGGATGTGTTTCTAAAAATGGCAACTAGTagttttgttttaagaaaaaaataattcaattttGATGCAGGGCATATCAGAATGTCTTCTGGAATTaggacatatttttttccctgtgCAAACTGGGCTACATTTAGTTTTCTGGGTCGATGGTGgatttagaattatttttttctttttaatggccATGTGTTTTTCAATATTTAAGTATGTAAGTAAGATTTTTTTCATTGAAAGTGTTCTTACCTTTTCCATATCTTGAAAAGTctgaaaataaatcaaaaataggTAAGTTAGCCAAATCCACAGCAGAAAGGCAAAAAATCACAAGgaaaacaaatatgtgaaaatatCTATTGAATTGTAATGTGTTACCATTACAGAGAAGCTTCAACTTTTAACAAACTGCTTCCCCTAACAAGTTTGCCATTTTCTTTAGATTTCAATTTGCATAACTTATATCGGAGACCTCCAAACAGGAGTAAATCTTGTAAAGTAAGACTAGCCACGTAGGCAAATATTTTTCCATCCATGCTGGAGGAATCTCCACTGGGGATTTTGTATCTGCTTGAATACCTGAACAATGACTGCATCCAATAGGCAAAAAATTGCCTGTATGACAAAATGTTAAGGTTCTTGAGTAATTGTGTGCAAGAGCATTAATACACATTTCTTaacccccatacacacggtcacactttgccaaccaacttcaaaatctgcaagttttctaatttgtccgaccgtgtacactccatcggaccaacttttttgggtttcatccgacaaaaagttgggtctgcaaacggaccaacttttcagcaacaaaagtccgatggtgccttgtctgaccgtgtgtacagcaagccaaccaacttttgtacaaagtgcaaatacgcatgctcaaaCAATGTTAAAATTAACCAACGTAGCTGTTATGCCACTGgttcaacccccccccaaacatcAACCAACCAAGAGGATTTTGAGAAGGTTGCAGACTACCATATAGATATATAACCTTTAGCAGACAGTTCTCTAATTTTCATGCATAGCATGTAGACAGGATAAATTATAAAGCATGCATTTTTTTATCCACCTGTAACAAAGGTACTTGAAGGGATCTAGAACTACGTGTGGAAAACCAAtattatttaaagcagagttccacccacttttcaAACTTTGCACCATCTATTTCATAATTAAATGTTAagacattggcattttttttctgccaatttaCCTTATTTTAAAAGGCATATGGATCCTCTTTCTGTGTACCTCACCGCATCGAGGTACGTTATTTCCGGCCGCGCATTGGCTCCTGAGAGATGAgcgtcatcaatcccaggagtccATGTGCATCGCTGGCTGGTAGCATCctttgcactgcgcatgcgctagaCCGggaagtgcatgctgggtagccagcatgcaCCAAATCCTGGAAGAGAGAACCAGCGAGCTTCACATGACCATAGTCAGGATGGCCACGCTGTGCAGAAGGCAAGCAAAGTAAGTGATCAATGCTGTAAAACTACAGAAAAGGGGACACTTTGGAAGATACAGTAGTTGattgtgaaaaaacaaacagGGGCAatcttatctttaaaaaaaaatgtccggaactccactttaatattatatataaatagccTTATTTTGTGGTTTGGGATCTCATTTAATGCTTGCAGAAAACAAACTAAAAATCACTGACTTTATCCTTACAACTAAATCAAACTAACAATGTCTGATTTAATAACCTATTAACTGAAAAGCTTGATATGATTTACATAAAGAGTTAATGATCCCAATGCAAGAGAGTAATAAACGGCTATTGAGCTGGATCAGAAGCTAAAGCTCGCTCATAAGCCGTTCATTGATATTCCCAGCTCAGAACACCCATCACTTTAAACAAAATTAATTGTGCAAAGCAATTATTTTAATCTTCCTTGCTAAGTGCACCCCAACATATGAATCATAAAAACAGCAACTGTGACATTCTCATTGCAGCTAGATTCTGAAATTGCCCAGGAATTCTTGGATCACTATCTAGATGCAAATCCCAGTTTCATTTTCTAAATATAATTTTCAATTTCTGAATTCctctttgctattttttttattcattccaACTTAATTCAGCTTAACGTACCACTTTAGCTACCCACAAACAGCCACTTTGACCATGCCCAACTTGGTTAATGTGAGAATGTAGAGTATTTAAATAATGTCATTGTGGCATAAGCTTACAGAAGTGTTCAGATAACATGTTAATTGAGCTACTATTGTTATCCAGCAAAGTATGcagctgtgcaaaaaaaaaaagaaagaaaagctaCCATATTTACCTAAATTTGAACGCTCGTATTCATTGCACCTAAATGCAGAAACCACCTCAGAGGGTCACTGGAAGTGTACTTTCTGAGCTGTGTAGTCCATTCTCTAACTGTATCAACATTCACACTGCAGGTGATATCCTTTTATTGGCTAACTTAAAAAGAGAAGaagggccaaagctcttttggccctacTCTTCCTGTAGGTCACAGTAAACGTTCTGCACTACTGTGATCCTTATTCAATCAGTATCCGGCTAAAGTGCACTGAATCAAACAAGAGTCagtgtttttattacattttttacctttctttcattttgtttttaattttcattcTTGTATCATGGGCTGTCCCTTCTAAGGAAAGCTTCCCCTGCAATTCTTTTTGAAAACTATGCCATCAGTCAACATGATAAAGTGCAAAGAGTGGGTTGGAGTTTGTCTTTTACTTTATTATTGAAACAAAACTGTCTCAGTGGGACCTTGGTACTTACTACAAGTTggagtctaaggccttgtacacacggtcggtccaaagcgatggaaacggactgaaggtccgtttcatcggtccaaaccgatggtgtgtgggccccatgggtccgttatccttcggtctaaaaatgtagaacttgctttaaaattcaaccgatggacgcctaaccgatcggtcaaaaccgacggttagtatgcaaaagcatcagttaaaagcctgcacatgctcagaatcaagtcgatgcttggaagcattgaacttcatttttctcagcacgtcgttgtgttttacgtcaccgcgttggactctatcggttttttaactgatggtgtgtaggcacatcagaccattagtcagcttcatcggttaaccgatgagaacggtccttcagaccgctctgatcggatggactgatcgtgtgtacagggctttagaccacTAAAGATAGCACTCACCTCTGTCTCCTCATGTCGGTGCCTCTGCAATCTTTCCACATCGTCAATCTCATAGACTTTAATTTCAAAGGGTTCTTTTAAAGTGCCAGGTAAAGGAGGCAGGTCGACCCACTGACCAGTGACATTGTTCTTTCTGCCTGTTGTTGTGGCTTCAGGGAGCGGAGCTGGAATTAGTCTTCTGCGTTGAAGTCCTTTAAAGAAAGTGGAAGCATTTAAAGCACAAAAATAGTATAATTCAAAAGGGAAAACAAGAAAAGAAGGTAGTATTAAAAAGTCAGTCCACATAAAACCTTTAGCTCAGCTTTTGGTAGAGGCTGGAGAGTTAAATCATCTGACAGGGTTTTATATCTCCCAGAGACTACTCTGGATACCTGGAATTGATTTCCCAGGTCTGGCACCCGACTGTGCCCAGTCTTAAGGAGCTCCCACTATAAATTTTGAACTAATTTACTATTATATCCTGGAAAGCTGAAACAGGTGAGGTTTTATGGGAACAAGAATTAGAAAGCCAGGCACCGACTAAAACCACCAGGTTCCACTTGTAACTACCAGGGGCAGCCCGTCCATTCCAatgggggggtgggtgttttttgaagcacgtgattagagccagaggctctaataggcttcaaaaaagtgtAGGCTATTGTGTGACAatggcaaatgaatattcgctattttcacactgatTGAGACCCGTTTCTCGATTGGCTGGAAAGAGAAGTGTTCCGATTGTGTGCTGAGGAGGAGACAGCAGCTGCCATAAGGCCCAAAGAGGAGAGTAAGTGAAGCTGCTGCCCATGATGCCCACCGCCTGTCGCCCGGGTGAAGCACTACCTGCCATAGATGATGACCAGACCGGGGGGGATGCTGCAGGTTACGTGATGAGGGTACTTCAAGTTAACCACAAATCATAGCATTACAGGTTTGGATGGGAGTAATtcattagcgtttttttttaatcatagggCATACATGAGTTTAGATAAATTGTTTTTACGATATTCACAAATGTGTCCATTTCAATACATGAGATTAATGCAGAAGAATGGATTTCCCATAGCTGACTTCATGTTCAGTAATCTCATAATATCACTACAGCAACTGCCACTGGAAGGCTGTAATTGGCTTCAGTTGACTAATAATATGGAATAATTGGCTGCACGGAAATGTTAATTACAATGTCAAATATCTCCAGTTCTGCACAGGTATAGATACCACTACACTCATATTTTTGAATGGTGTTAGCTTGTTTAAACAGAGAAATAATATTTTTGCTTTACAAGTCTACAGTTAggcaagagatttttttttttaatcagacacTGTGCTGAAATAGGAGAACATAAGCATGCTACATAAAGGGGGAAAAAGATACCTCTTTTCTTTGGAGATTTTAAGCTCCTCAACCGTCCAGATGACGACATTCCACTTTCGCTCATTGAGTCATGAGCTGAAGAGGCACTCCCGGTGGCTTCACTATCACGGATCATGCTCTCATAGCCACTGCTCCCACTGTGATAGAAGAGGGCTGTTCTACCCATTGCTGGGGGCAGCTCCCCACTGAGAACACTGCTGTTATCGCTGCCATGACCACTGCTGTATCTCTGGGGTCTCCTTGGGGCTGTTATCTTGCTATAAGGTGATGGTAAAACAGGTGTTTGCGATTTCTCATCACTAAGATTAACACCGCTGTCATTTCCACTGTCAGAGTCTGTCGATCCCCGAAGGTGACCTATTTTGCCAGAGCTGCCAGATGCCAACTCATTGACGCGGTTGTTGGCTGCCCTTAAAGCTTGCTTAGTCCCCATAATGGTTCCTCTGGCAGACTTGCTGCTGATGCACTGTACAGATCTGGAAACTGCTTTCCCACTAGGAGGAATACCAGAACCTTTCCCGTTAGACTGGTTCAAAGACTTCACTGAAGAGCTAAGAGACTTTGAGCCATTGGTTGAAAGACTACGGTTCTTAGTCAAGCTTGTTGTTGCTTTTTGAGAAAGTGAACTTTTAGCCTGGTTGTTTTTGGTGGTGGGATTGCAGGAAGGCAGTGAGGTAACTATGCTGGATGCAGATGGAACCCCAAGCCTTGGTACAGTTCGGTTTGCCTTGTTAATACTATTTCCACTAGTGTTATCACGAGGCCCACTAGTTCTCGAGCCCATGGATGCAACGCTCTCACATCTTTCCAGGGACATGTGACTTCCATAGCGTTGGACATATTCTGATTTATTGGACTTGCTCTTTAAGCTGGATACAGCTTTGGGTAGCGAATGGTCATTCTTGGTTACTTTGCTGACCTGTGTTTCACTGTCCTCTTCCAAATTCAGAGTAGACCGGCTACACTCTTCTAACCTACTAAGGCTGTTTGAATGCAGGGGATTATTTTTATGGTCTAAGCTTGATTTTCGTACAGGGGGTGCAGGGGGTCCTGTCCCACCAGGTCTTGGCAGCATACTTGCTTTTTGATGCAAGTTCTTCTTAGTCCCTGATGATTTTAAACTACTATCAGAAAAAACGGAATCCAACCCCCCTTTAGTACTATGTTCAGTTTGAGAGCTGTAATTTGTTGTAACTCCTAGAGTTGTGGCACCTCTCCTAAGTTGTGGCACTTTTGTAAGGGGTTCTGTCTTTTTGGTGGTAGCTTTGGCATCCACTTCACAGCCATCCACAACCCGTTGTGAACATGCCAGCATCATCTGGGATTTCAGAGCCTTAGGTGTGCTAGTTTGTGCAAGTTTTGAACTCTGTTTAAATTGATTGTCTGTACCCAGAATGGAAGATTTTGCAGAATAAGGCTGGTTTTCAGTCCGTCCTTCCAATAAATTATCCATTCGTGCTGTCCAAGGATCCTCAAAAGTGCCTTCCTTTTCATTCAATGCACTACTGTGTGTAACAGATGAGGTAGACTTATTTTTCCGAGGAAGACTAGAGTGGATTGTGTCAAATGATAATGTACCCCGGGTGCTACAAGTTCTAGTCTGGCTAGTTGCTTGATAACTGCTTGGCATAGCTTTGGTTAGCTCAGAGGTCTTAAGGCTCTTCTCATTGCTAGTATAAAGCAGACCAGAACCAATACTTTCACTGTCCATTTCGGAAAAGCAAAACCCACTATCATTAAGGTAATTTTTGAGATTCTGGTCCATTTGAACATTTGTGTTCTCTGAATCCAAATTCAGGCAATCTACAATCTCACTGCTTTTATTAGTCATTTGAGGAAGCAAAGTGTCACAGTTCTGTGCTCCATCGCTTCTAATTGTACAAATGCTGACTTCACTTAGCCATGAACTAATGGATGAACGTCGGTTGCTGACTGTGCATTGATCCTCTGCCAAGGGGACCACAATATCAATGTTGACACCAGCAGTGGATATATGTGATGTGTAGGCATCAAACTCATCATTAATACTGCTAATAATACTGACTGGTCTAGAGCCAGAGGCAAGAGCCTGCAGAGAACAGTCACTGTTAAAGCTAATGACGCTAGAAGGTCTACCATTGTCAAGAATACCACCAATAGACAACTCTTCTACAACAGTGAAAACAAGTTCATCTTCTCCATTAAGTTCAACAGGCTTCTGCAAAGTCACTGTGGTAGTTAAGATATCACGATCAAAACCTTTGCTTTTTACTGCTGAGCAAAACCTGCGTACCTCAACTGGACCAGATTGTTTGGGAGTGCTACTAATAACCGGGAGTGTGCTGCCTACTAAATTGTGCTTGTCCTGACTTCTTAGCTTGCTCATGCCAATGGGAGGAGTTCTGACACCACTGCTTGATTCTGAGGTCATATATGAGTTCATCTGAGGAGGTGGTGGTGCAGGACTGGGTAGAGGTCTTCTTGTAAGGAGGCTTTTTTCTCTCACTGATGAATCAGCAAATGGTTTTGGTTGCTCTTTATATTTGCCAGCACTTGACAGTGGGCACGTTTGCCTTTCTGTGATTGTCAACTGATCTCCATTTGAGAAACAGTCCATACGTGTACTTTCGGCTTTGGCATGTTCTTGAGGCTGATCAGATATGAGATGAGGTGCACTTGTTTCCGATCCTGAACAGTTTTGTGAAAAAGCAGATGAATCAGTACTTACTTGCCCTTTCTTGGGAGAACATGGTGGTTTCTCCTGTACTGGCATAGAGTGTGCATTTTCCATGGCTTTAGAAATAGCTACTGAGAGAGCTTCTTCGTTAAGGAACCTGGAAGGATTCTCACTGCCATCAATACACTCAAGTCTCTCCTGTAGCTCGGCAAAAGTGTTGCATTTTAAATGATTATCAGCACTTCGAAGGCTAGATATGTTGTCTTTGCTTATTTTCTTAAGAAGTGAAGGTATGATGGGAACAAATTCTGGAGGACCTTCATTGTCTGTTAACTCCTGGTCAGACAAAACAGCTCCATTGGGACCAACATAGATAACGGTGTCACAGGACTGTTCACTACTGGAGGAATAGTCGGGATCACTATGCATTCCCAACCCAGGAAAGTCTGGATCAAGTGCTACCGTCCTTGGGTGGAAGGGTCTCATGTGTGGTGGTCTTCGTGCACGACCTTCTTCACAGGAGCTTTCTCCTCCAGACGAGCTTGATGCATACTAGAAGACAGAAGGTAAAGAAAACCTAATTAGAAATTGGCAGCTGCATATTTTTCTTTTCTACTAATCTCGGTGTGGGTGTGGGTATATATTAACCTATAAATGGTGAACTAAGTGATAAAAACTAATTGTTAAACCCATTTTACATCCATATGAATGAAAGAGCAGACATGTTGTTTGTAACTAGCTTAGTGACATGACTAAGGTTGCTAGAGATTAATTGCAACACAGAAGGAGAACATGGTCACCACTCAATGTCTTGTCAACAGGGGCAgaatgacaactcatggggccccaggcaatagattatggggccacacagtatatacacacacacaaacagtatacagacaaacagtatacagacacacaatatacacacacactaaaaaaggtactggagaggcggggcagctacaatcttgctatttttaaacaaaacacagatttttacatactgtccctggttataCTGaggatggcaaccatgatgggggccccctagtggcatggggccctcgggtagtgcccgaatggtcagtccacccctgcttgtCAATGTCCAATGCAGCTTTATTGTTTCAGGTGAAATAGCCAATCAAATTCTTCTCCTCCCATGATGCTTTTTTGCCCTATTAATGATCCTAAATGTAAACCACATCAAGTGAGCAAAggcccatgttaagggcatgtggcttggtatgatTCAGGAGAGGGGGATGTGCTCGCTCGCCCCCCCACCCTTTCCTGACATTACAGGCTGCATGCATGTTTGCATCAAtacatgtcccccatggcagtacctgggcccccaaaccctttttatggccaataacttgcatataagccttcaaaatggggacttttgattttttttcaattttgggtCCCATTTTTTCAATGTTCGAGAGTTCTggcgcaaaccgaaccgggggggggggggtgtttggcccaactcctacttttgtgttctgacagcccCCTGACATGAACACCCtggtcattggctgagagcgctgatctaaagccgatcggcagacctttttaggTCATGCCGAATTGACCGGCtgtagtacacacgggccaatgctgcccgacattcagcctgtgtgtactaggctttaagcacctgcccgcataccccaatGATACCCCATTGTGACAATGGGTGAAGAATCTTCCCCCACCCCCGTAGTACCTGCTGTCAAAAACAGGGCAGCTGAGGCATTCATTCAGTTTCCTATGAATGAATAGACTGCAAGTACCAGCTGCCAATGCGGcggatggcttgtagttcttggTGAACTATAAGGGTGCTGGTGAATGCTCTTGTAGTTCGTTTATTCTTCCTACAGTTCAGTAACTGTCTGCCCATATAGGAAGTACAGGCTGACAGAATGTCTTCAGGATCCTGGCATTACAATGCTCTACAGGCTGCAAAaacgtgcatttattattattgtttaaaaaaaaaaaggtgaacttatcctttaaatatgCCTAAATCTTTGAAGCACCAAAATACCAGTTTTCAGGGGAAAATTACCCTTTAACTGGGGACCCTCCCAAGTGTTTTTATAGCAACCAGTCAGGACTTACCTCTCACTAATCTAAGTACAGTAAATTGGCATCTGCTTGCTATTGGTTACTGCACTTTGCATGTTAGTACTGCCATATCAAATAAGCAAATTTCTGTACAACACTTATATACTGTATCCCAAGTATTTTCTTGGGAGTGCTGCACTGTGACATTACAGAAGAAAGTGCAAAAACACATTTCTCTATTATTAATACAGTGCGGCATGACATCAGGCATGCTTCCCACCCCCACCCACATGCAGTACAAAGAAAGAACAAACTAACCTTGGATTTTTTCTTTCTCATTCGATGAATCCTTGAAGCGAGCTGAACGATGGCAAGGGATTCTGGGTAATTTGCAGGAGAATCCGAGATGTGTGCAATCATGGTTGTTCGGCAGTTAATATTCCCCAGAGATTCCCTCAGGAGCATAGTTAATTTGCTGTCCCTATTTAACAAGGGAGAATGTGAATTAAAATTCTGCACTGGGCATTTGTTCCCGAGGAAAGAgacattgcctttttttttcttccagcatTGTAAGGGCATGCCAACAAGCAAGTAAAAGGATTACATTAAAAATACCAGCTGTTTCCAGAGCTATAAATGACAGCTAGCTGTAATTTAACCTGGCCAGACTGTCATAAACTTCAATGCAACTTGGTTAATACCACCCTTGGCTACTAAGggattaattttttccatttttgacaCCAGAATTTTCAAACAATTCAAGAAATGAAGCAGTTAGGCACTACTAATCATAATATCGTGGAAAAGTAAGTCTGTTTGGCATCCTTTCTGAAAAATTTAGGTAGTACTAATACAAAACCAATATATGTATGCCTgcaatgtggttgatttactaaaactgaagagtgcgaaatctggtgaagctgtgcatggtagcacatcagcttctaacttcagcttgttcaattaaaggggttgtaaaggtaaaaaaatgtttccctaaatagcttcctttcccttagtgcagtcctccttcacttacctcatcctttcattttgcttttaaatgtccttatttcttctgagaaattctcacttgctgttcttctgtctaactccacacagtaatgcgacactttcaccctggtgtggagagagcctcttgatgggggggcaagcaggagggtcaggacgctatctactttgcagatagagaaagaagctgtgtgttggtgggcgtcctgacactcctgctcacccctcccccctcaagagactttctacacaccagggagaaagtgttgcattactgtgtggagttacagacagaagaacagaaagtgagtatttttccgaagaaataaggacatttaaaagcaaaatcgaaggataagttaagtgaaggaggactgcactaaggtaaaggaagctatttagggaaaaaatgtttcacctttacaacccctttaagctttgccaataaaacctggaagctgattggtttctatgcagagctgcaccagattttacactctccagttttagtaaatcaacccctatgtctaAATAATATGTTTGTGCTGTATACTAGAGTTACCTTTTAATAGCATTGTATTTTGGTTCTGAAACTGCCAGGTTTGTggtacccatcccccccccccccccccgaatgcaccaccttttttttcataaaaattcCTTGCATATttaattgatgggaacagtatcGCTACCCAGTTTGCCACTGGAAAGAGGATTTGCTCTTTCTTTACTTCAGCTAAGCAATTTCGTTTGGTCACTTCCATACCCCTGCTTGTGAATGGACAGTAAAGCAAGAAACTATCTCTCTGCTCAGTGAGACTGATGTGAAGTCACTAGTTGcattaaaaaacaaatgcaaGAATTTATATCTGGCTAAAATTCAGCGTTAACCTGTATGGGATACCTTTTAACAACTTTCCGCCCACActatagccgaaagatggctTCAAGTGGCAGGAGGGCATCTATAGACATCCTCCTGTGATTGCGCTGCTTGTGCGCCCCTGGTGGCATGTTCTCTGATCGTTGAGTCCTTCAGACCCAGCTGATCACAGAACAGGGCCAATcgatcagcgtgaggagaaaaaaagaaagccgGTAACTGGCTTCTGTTACAGGGAAATTGgtcccaatctgtgcccatcagttacacctatcagtgcagcttcatcagtgcccatcagtgccatctcaatagcgctcatcagtgaaggagaaaaattacctgtttgcaaatttttaaaacaaactatgaaaaatgttgttttagatttacaaaatttgttgtctatttttgtttctttagcaaaaaataaaaaaaaagcagtggtgattaaatactaccaaaagaaagctctatttgtgtggaaaaaaaatgtgtttgggtacagtgttgcatgaaggCGCaattaattgtcattcaaagtgcgacagcgatgaaagctgaaaattggcctgggcagaaagggggtatatgtgcccagtaagcaagtggttaaaatgacctGCAAGCACTATAAAAACATTATAGGAGGACATCTATCAGGATGCAGTAATAgttataaatgttttcttttttttttttaaaggcacatGTACAAGCGTGAGACACACAAAACACAATGAGAggacactgaaagctaaaaatgatTGATGTGGTAAGGCTGACACTTGATATGCAATAGAAGCTTACCTATATGGGATGTGCTTGGCTCCATTCACTAGGGCCATTATGACGCTGCCCAGCGCATTAAGCGATAGACATAAACCGCCTCCACCTTCACGGCTTTTACTCAACACTTTTTCACAGCTCCCAAGGTCAATAAGGTGCAAACGGCTGCGTCCTCCTGACACTGacgggaaaaagaaaaacaaacaatatatgtAGCATCTatttcttaaagtagaactatggcatCTCTCTAAAAATATCCTGCATACCTGCACTTGGTTTTCTCTTTGCCCCCCTTGCAAAGTCAAATACCTGCCAATAAAGTCCAACTGTATGAACTAATGCAGTTTCCTGTGGTGGtgtggcaacaatgctgcactgctcaTGGATTTAGAACAGAGTTGTCAAGCATGTAGGCTGTGGCTGTTTGCCCTACAGTGGGATGAGAACATGTTGCAGGGGACGTGGCTATCTGCATTTCCACTGTTGATTCGCAAGCCTGTAGCTTATCAATCAGTCCTACCCACTGCTTTC
This window of the Rana temporaria chromosome 13, aRanTem1.1, whole genome shotgun sequence genome carries:
- the KIF26A gene encoding kinesin-like protein KIF26A isoform X2 yields the protein MIPVLDRTAYTNQMRLIADRFPGREIPAPRKRLHSVDEALQGSRPPPEGAGAASLSELGHTEGLGVGEWCPYCQAKLAELKKQALKLAVPGSTMNAQFSALIFDKLQVPDYLQKSRNEGESRCDVCATHLNQLKQEAVQMIQTINRAGCLPDLLDRPQSSVPVATVLPRLSPQNVVTMSSQKEFLMIAGQVGRQSGKSTNIFSGTERKKGHGWPQGQGNFPSSSVQVTVGPSGLGGALSSVTIQAQQYLEGMWSISRVNSFLPSSCHPDSTSTDGGREINNAESSSGPNHTEQTMAGQSQQWISPTAEASGTSAAASFFIRAAQKLNLSSKRKKYHPPLPHSREYSSFLTNFSGILQLCPPPTPPCLMRAVSKIKDNPGMGKVKVMVRICPSQGIHDTSESMSFLKVDPRRKQITLYDPPTCGPTMTGHRRAVVAVPKMFAFDSVFPQDASQAEVCSGTVAEVIQSVVNGADGCIFCFGHVKLGKTYTMIGKDASTQSLGIIPCAISWLFKLINERREKTGTRFSVRVSAVEICGKDENLKDLLAEVATGSLQDGQSPGVYLREDPICGTQLQNQSELRAPTAEKAAHFLDAALAARSTSKPDCDVEDRRNSHMLFTLHIYQYRMEKTGKGGMSGGRSRLHLIDLGSCEKVLSKSREGGGGLCLSLNALGSVIMALVNGAKHIPYRDSKLTMLLRESLGNINCRTTMIAHISDSPANYPESLAIVQLASRIHRMRKKKSKYASSSSGGESSCEEGRARRPPHMRPFHPRTVALDPDFPGLGMHSDPDYSSSSEQSCDTVIYVGPNGAVLSDQELTDNEGPPEFVPIIPSLLKKISKDNISSLRSADNHLKCNTFAELQERLECIDGSENPSRFLNEEALSVAISKAMENAHSMPVQEKPPCSPKKGQVSTDSSAFSQNCSGSETSAPHLISDQPQEHAKAESTRMDCFSNGDQLTITERQTCPLSSAGKYKEQPKPFADSSVREKSLLTRRPLPSPAPPPPQMNSYMTSESSSGVRTPPIGMSKLRSQDKHNLVGSTLPVISSTPKQSGPVEVRRFCSAVKSKGFDRDILTTTVTLQKPVELNGEDELVFTVVEELSIGGILDNGRPSSVISFNSDCSLQALASGSRPVSIISSINDEFDAYTSHISTAGVNIDIVVPLAEDQCTVSNRRSSISSWLSEVSICTIRSDGAQNCDTLLPQMTNKSSEIVDCLNLDSENTNVQMDQNLKNYLNDSGFCFSEMDSESIGSGLLYTSNEKSLKTSELTKAMPSSYQATSQTRTCSTRGTLSFDTIHSSLPRKNKSTSSVTHSSALNEKEGTFEDPWTARMDNLLEGRTENQPYSAKSSILGTDNQFKQSSKLAQTSTPKALKSQMMLACSQRVVDGCEVDAKATTKKTEPLTKVPQLRRGATTLGVTTNYSSQTEHSTKGGLDSVFSDSSLKSSGTKKNLHQKASMLPRPGGTGPPAPPVRKSSLDHKNNPLHSNSLSRLEECSRSTLNLEEDSETQVSKVTKNDHSLPKAVSSLKSKSNKSEYVQRYGSHMSLERCESVASMGSRTSGPRDNTSGNSINKANRTVPRLGVPSASSIVTSLPSCNPTTKNNQAKSSLSQKATTSLTKNRSLSTNGSKSLSSSVKSLNQSNGKGSGIPPSGKAVSRSVQCISSKSARGTIMGTKQALRAANNRVNELASGSSGKIGHLRGSTDSDSGNDSGVNLSDEKSQTPVLPSPYSKITAPRRPQRYSSGHGSDNSSVLSGELPPAMGRTALFYHSGSSGYESMIRDSEATGSASSAHDSMSESGMSSSGRLRSLKSPKKRGLQRRRLIPAPLPEATTTGRKNNVTGQWVDLPPLPGTLKEPFEIKVYEIDDVERLQRHRHEETETFQDMEKGLMYFNTKLKVAERRQQRIRDLKAKHELLKEELEETKTRLMMDPNKWTGQFEVEPGLEEESQEYLEALEQVTEDLELCVNVCKSHVMMVTCFDIGMITDQQDGGKEVEV